The Hevea brasiliensis isolate MT/VB/25A 57/8 chromosome 1, ASM3005281v1, whole genome shotgun sequence genome has a window encoding:
- the LOC110640332 gene encoding wall-associated receptor kinase-like 8 isoform X2, translated as MNVKLVYGVSLSLALMLTIQLAIAKAPIAKPNCTDHCGNINIPYPFGMGKGCYLGDWFEIECHNSVDRPPRAFISKIKTELLNISVRGRANVKSPIISSNCSDKETDLPVNLTGSPFFISPDNIFTAIGCNTRALMTDNPLQRLGCDSTCLGGQKDVDWREMLPNLMKEASPRNYRIVNNCNGTDCCQITIPSSLQVLNPSLQAIDGNQSADGCKVAFLAGTYESYSRREKDSNVQFPMLLDWMVNSTLREDYFRMVIPETLDCDYSSSNELIFRCSCNSGYEGNPYLRCIGICPGVVVMFVLKLCARWLCESIQKRKKINQREKFFKRMSHQQIWSSQGKVEKAKIFSLKELKKATDHFNVNRIVGQGGQGTVYKGMLVDGKIIAVKKSKIVDEAKLEEFINEVVILSQINHRNVVKLFGCCLETEVPMLVYEFISNGTLFQHLHDQGEDFPLLWSKRLQIAIEISGALSYLHSAAPMPIFHRDIKSTNILLDEKYRAKLSDFGISRSVAIGQTHLTTNVHGTFGYLDPEYFHSSQFTEKSDVYSFGVVLVELLTGREPICSTKSEEVISLATSFIQMMQNNKLFDIIDPRIKEQFFIKEEIMVVANLAKRCLNPNGKERPTMRRVTMELEAIWFSNGDVCVEEHKEENELDLLDISAASTSTCSNFAANGTLSIDIKPLVLGSTW; from the exons atgaatgtgAAATTAGTGTATGGAGTCAGTTTGAGTTTGGCACTAATGCTAACTATTCAGTTGGCAATAGCAAAGGCACCTATTGCAAAGCCTAATTGTACAGACCATTGCGGAAATATAAACATCCCATACCCATTCGGAATGGGTAAGGGTTGTTATCTGGGCGACTGGTTTGAGATTGAGTGCCACAATAGTGTCGACAGGCCTCCTAGAGCTTTTATTAGTAAAATCAAAACGGAGCTCCTCAATATTTCTGTACGTGGCAGGGCTAACGTCAAAAGTCCAATAATATCCTCCAATTGTTCCGACAAGGAGACCGATCTGCCTGTCAATTTGACAGGAAGTCCCTTCTTTATTTCCCCGGATAACATATTCACTGCAATAGGTTGCAACACCCGTGCTTTAATGACCGATAATCCCCTCCAACGCCTTGGGTGTGACTCGACATGCCTTGGCGGCCAGAAGGATGTTGATTGGCGAGAAATGCTTCCTAATCTCATGAAAGAGGCTTCCCCTAGAAATtataggatagtgaacaattgtAATGGTACTGATTGCTGTCAGATTACAATACCTTCATCCCTTCAGGTTCTCAATCCAAGTTTACAAGCCATAGATGGTAATCAAAGCGCAGATGGTTGCAAGGTGGCATTTCTGGCGGGAACATATGAATCGTATTCCAGGAGAGAAAAGGATAGCAATGTCCAGTTTCCGATGCTGCTAGATTGGATGGTCAATTCGACCCTAAGGGAAGATTATTTTAGGATGGTTATCCCGGAAACCTTGGATTGCGACTACAGTTCTTCTAATGAGCTAATATTCCGTTGTTCTTGCAACTCTGGGTACGAGGGCAATCCTTATCTTCGATGCATAG GTATTTGTCCTGGCGTTGTAGTAATGTTTGTGCTTAAACTTTGCGCAAGGTGGTTATGTGAATCTATACAGAAAAGAAAGAAGATCAACCAAAGGGAAAAGTTCTTCAAGAGAATGTCACACCAACAAATATGGTCAAGCCAAGGAAAAGTTGAGAAAGCCAAAATATTCAGTCTAAAAGAGTTGAAAAAGGCAACTGATCACTTTAATGTGAATAGAATTGTAGGCCAAGGTGGCCAAGGCACTGTTTATAAAGGAATGTTGGTGGACGGAAAAATTATTGCAGTTAAAAAGTCCAAGATAGTAGATGAAGCAAAACTTGAAGAATTCATTAATGAAGTTGTCATTTTATCACAAATTAATCACAGGAATGTGGTAAAGCTATTTGGATGTTGCTTAGAGACAGAGGTTCCTATGCTTGTCTATGAATTCATCTCCAATGGAACACTTTTTCAGCATCTACATGACCAAGGTGAGGATTTTCCATTACTATGGTCAAAGCGTTTGCAAATTGCCATAGAAATTTCAGGAGCACTTTCCTACTTACATTCAGCTGCTCCTATGCCAATATTTCATAGGGACATTAAGTCGACAAACATACTCTTGGATGAAAAGTATAGGGCAAAATTATCAGATTTTGGAATTTCAAGATCAGTTGCAATTGGTCAAACTCACCTTACAACTAATGTACATGGCACTTTTGGGTACTTGGATCCAGAATATTTTCATTCAAGTCAATTTACAGAGAAAAGTGATGTTTATAGTTTTGGGGTAGTGCTTGTTGAGCTCTTGACTGGACGAGAACCAATTTGTTCAACAAAGTCTGAAGAAGTAATTAGTTTAGCAACAAGTTTTATTCAAATGATGCAAAATAACAAACTTTTTGACATAATTGACCCTCGAATTAAAGAGCAATTTTTCATTAAAGAAGAAATCATGGTTGTTGCTAACCTTGCAAAGAGATGCTTGAACCCTAATGGAAAGGAACGACCTACAATGAGACGAGTGACAATGGAGTTGGAGGCAATCTGGTTTTCAAATGGAGATGTATGTGTTGAAGAACACAAGGAAGAAAATGAATTAGACCTCCTTGATATTTCTGCTGCATCTACTtcaacatgctcaaattttgctgcCAATGGAACTTTATCAATCGACATTAAACCACTAGTTTTGGGGAGTACTTGGTAA
- the LOC110640332 gene encoding wall-associated receptor kinase-like 8 isoform X1 — protein sequence MNVKLVYGVSLSLALMLTIQLAIAKAPIAKPNCTDHCGNINIPYPFGMGKGCYLGDWFEIECHNSVDRPPRAFISKIKTELLNISVRGRANVKSPIISSNCSDKETDLPVNLTGSPFFISPDNIFTAIGCNTRALMTDNPLQRLGCDSTCLGGQKDVDWREMLPNLMKEASPRNYRIVNNCNGTDCCQITIPSSLQVLNPSLQAIDGNQSADGCKVAFLAGTYESYSRREKDSNVQFPMLLDWMVNSTLREDYFRMVIPETLDCDYSSSNELIFRCSCNSGYEGNPYLRCIDIDECKDPKHHRCRGTRKCVNTSGSYKCVLATKWIIISSICPGVVVMFVLKLCARWLCESIQKRKKINQREKFFKRMSHQQIWSSQGKVEKAKIFSLKELKKATDHFNVNRIVGQGGQGTVYKGMLVDGKIIAVKKSKIVDEAKLEEFINEVVILSQINHRNVVKLFGCCLETEVPMLVYEFISNGTLFQHLHDQGEDFPLLWSKRLQIAIEISGALSYLHSAAPMPIFHRDIKSTNILLDEKYRAKLSDFGISRSVAIGQTHLTTNVHGTFGYLDPEYFHSSQFTEKSDVYSFGVVLVELLTGREPICSTKSEEVISLATSFIQMMQNNKLFDIIDPRIKEQFFIKEEIMVVANLAKRCLNPNGKERPTMRRVTMELEAIWFSNGDVCVEEHKEENELDLLDISAASTSTCSNFAANGTLSIDIKPLVLGSTW from the exons atgaatgtgAAATTAGTGTATGGAGTCAGTTTGAGTTTGGCACTAATGCTAACTATTCAGTTGGCAATAGCAAAGGCACCTATTGCAAAGCCTAATTGTACAGACCATTGCGGAAATATAAACATCCCATACCCATTCGGAATGGGTAAGGGTTGTTATCTGGGCGACTGGTTTGAGATTGAGTGCCACAATAGTGTCGACAGGCCTCCTAGAGCTTTTATTAGTAAAATCAAAACGGAGCTCCTCAATATTTCTGTACGTGGCAGGGCTAACGTCAAAAGTCCAATAATATCCTCCAATTGTTCCGACAAGGAGACCGATCTGCCTGTCAATTTGACAGGAAGTCCCTTCTTTATTTCCCCGGATAACATATTCACTGCAATAGGTTGCAACACCCGTGCTTTAATGACCGATAATCCCCTCCAACGCCTTGGGTGTGACTCGACATGCCTTGGCGGCCAGAAGGATGTTGATTGGCGAGAAATGCTTCCTAATCTCATGAAAGAGGCTTCCCCTAGAAATtataggatagtgaacaattgtAATGGTACTGATTGCTGTCAGATTACAATACCTTCATCCCTTCAGGTTCTCAATCCAAGTTTACAAGCCATAGATGGTAATCAAAGCGCAGATGGTTGCAAGGTGGCATTTCTGGCGGGAACATATGAATCGTATTCCAGGAGAGAAAAGGATAGCAATGTCCAGTTTCCGATGCTGCTAGATTGGATGGTCAATTCGACCCTAAGGGAAGATTATTTTAGGATGGTTATCCCGGAAACCTTGGATTGCGACTACAGTTCTTCTAATGAGCTAATATTCCGTTGTTCTTGCAACTCTGGGTACGAGGGCAATCCTTATCTTCGATGCATAG ATATTGATGAATGCAAAGACCCAAAGCATCATCGTTGTCGGGGAACGAGGAAATGTGTGAATACTTCTGGGTCATATAAATGCGTGCTGGCCACAAAATGGATTATCATTTCTA GTATTTGTCCTGGCGTTGTAGTAATGTTTGTGCTTAAACTTTGCGCAAGGTGGTTATGTGAATCTATACAGAAAAGAAAGAAGATCAACCAAAGGGAAAAGTTCTTCAAGAGAATGTCACACCAACAAATATGGTCAAGCCAAGGAAAAGTTGAGAAAGCCAAAATATTCAGTCTAAAAGAGTTGAAAAAGGCAACTGATCACTTTAATGTGAATAGAATTGTAGGCCAAGGTGGCCAAGGCACTGTTTATAAAGGAATGTTGGTGGACGGAAAAATTATTGCAGTTAAAAAGTCCAAGATAGTAGATGAAGCAAAACTTGAAGAATTCATTAATGAAGTTGTCATTTTATCACAAATTAATCACAGGAATGTGGTAAAGCTATTTGGATGTTGCTTAGAGACAGAGGTTCCTATGCTTGTCTATGAATTCATCTCCAATGGAACACTTTTTCAGCATCTACATGACCAAGGTGAGGATTTTCCATTACTATGGTCAAAGCGTTTGCAAATTGCCATAGAAATTTCAGGAGCACTTTCCTACTTACATTCAGCTGCTCCTATGCCAATATTTCATAGGGACATTAAGTCGACAAACATACTCTTGGATGAAAAGTATAGGGCAAAATTATCAGATTTTGGAATTTCAAGATCAGTTGCAATTGGTCAAACTCACCTTACAACTAATGTACATGGCACTTTTGGGTACTTGGATCCAGAATATTTTCATTCAAGTCAATTTACAGAGAAAAGTGATGTTTATAGTTTTGGGGTAGTGCTTGTTGAGCTCTTGACTGGACGAGAACCAATTTGTTCAACAAAGTCTGAAGAAGTAATTAGTTTAGCAACAAGTTTTATTCAAATGATGCAAAATAACAAACTTTTTGACATAATTGACCCTCGAATTAAAGAGCAATTTTTCATTAAAGAAGAAATCATGGTTGTTGCTAACCTTGCAAAGAGATGCTTGAACCCTAATGGAAAGGAACGACCTACAATGAGACGAGTGACAATGGAGTTGGAGGCAATCTGGTTTTCAAATGGAGATGTATGTGTTGAAGAACACAAGGAAGAAAATGAATTAGACCTCCTTGATATTTCTGCTGCATCTACTtcaacatgctcaaattttgctgcCAATGGAACTTTATCAATCGACATTAAACCACTAGTTTTGGGGAGTACTTGGTAA
- the LOC110640410 gene encoding uncharacterized protein LOC110640410: protein MDDYCNNGTDCCQITIPSSLQAFDPRFQAIDDNQSTDGCKLAFLAGTYETNSWREKDRNVQFPMALTWNVNSTRRKDYIRMINSGQWKSAFPENLDCSYGSSSSFNELIIRCSCNLGYEGNPSLLFYFLLL from the coding sequence ATGGACGATTATTGTAATAACGGTACCGATTGCTGTCAGATTACAATACCTTCATCCCTTCAGGCTTTCGATCCAAGATTCCAGGCCATAGATGATAATCAAAGCACAGATGGTTGCAAGCTGGCATTTCTAGCAGGAACATATGAAACCAACTCATGGAGAGAAAAGGATCGCAATGTCCAGTTTCCGATGGCGCTAACTTGGAATGTCAATTCGACCCGAAGGAAAGATTATATTAGGATGATCAATTCCGGCCAATGGAAAAGTGCTTTCCCGGAAAACTTGGATTGCTCCTacggttcttcttcttcttttaatgAGCTAATAATCCGTTGTTCTTGCAACCTTGGGTACGAGGGCAATCCTTCGTTGTTGTTTTACTTTTTACTGCTATAG